A genomic stretch from Fusobacterium sp. DD2 includes:
- a CDS encoding hotdog fold domain-containing protein, whose amino-acid sequence METMTMRYRMSDRDVFYGGGVVNGARGITLMEDCAKRLMAKVFQNTGKCVKVKKVRLYVPLFAGDYMEFIARTKRVEGKKALIEVRAYKIIDVPENPPYPSSIDVLADPPLCTVVQFVFEAN is encoded by the coding sequence ATGGAAACAATGACAATGCGTTATAGAATGTCTGACCGTGACGTGTTTTACGGTGGAGGAGTCGTTAATGGTGCAAGAGGAATCACATTAATGGAAGATTGCGCTAAAAGATTAATGGCTAAAGTATTTCAAAATACAGGAAAGTGTGTAAAAGTTAAAAAAGTTCGTTTATATGTACCTTTATTTGCAGGTGACTATATGGAATTTATCGCTAGAACTAAAAGAGTGGAAGGAAAAAAAGCACTTATTGAAGTAAGAGCTTACAAAATTATAGATGTTCCTGAAAATCCACCTTACCCAAGTTCAATAGATGTATTAGCAGACCCACCTTTATGTACAGTTGTCCAATTTGTTTTTGAAGCAAATTAA
- the hydA gene encoding dihydropyrimidinase — MTYDLLIKNGTLVTAKEKFEADLAVKDGKIVAIAKNIDGEAKEVVDAKGKLVLPGAIDAHTHLAMPFQGGTSADSYLSGTRGAACGGVTTVFDYPVQHKGETIIGLVNSKKAVLEKEACVDYASHCCITDLNGGDILKEMEQAVKEGITSFKAFMVYKKEGMMIDDGAMVQLMERAKELGAIINVHAENPDLIDLRTARFLKEGKTSAWYHYMSRPEFVEAEADIRAVHWAKHLGTPLYIVHMADKEGLEAAIKAKEEGAKVFIETCPQYLEFTCDVYKREDGRNFVCSPPIKGQESQDALWKAIKAGLIDTVATDHCPFQSYEKDWGKDDYTKIPNGCAGIENLYPYMLAAANEGKISFERAVELCSTNVAKIFGCVNKGSLTVGKDADIVIYDKDKDFTISINNMHTNCDHTIWEGVKLHGYPVKTFLRGQLVYDNGEFVGKPGMGKFVKRVPQQY, encoded by the coding sequence ATGACATATGATTTATTAATTAAAAATGGGACTTTAGTAACAGCAAAAGAAAAATTTGAAGCAGATTTAGCAGTTAAAGATGGTAAAATCGTAGCAATTGCTAAAAATATTGATGGGGAAGCAAAAGAAGTAGTTGATGCAAAAGGTAAATTAGTATTACCAGGTGCAATAGACGCTCATACTCACCTTGCAATGCCATTCCAAGGAGGAACTTCTGCAGATAGTTACCTTTCAGGAACAAGAGGAGCAGCTTGTGGTGGAGTTACAACAGTATTTGACTATCCAGTACAACACAAAGGTGAAACTATTATCGGTTTAGTAAACTCTAAAAAAGCAGTTCTTGAAAAAGAAGCATGTGTTGACTATGCAAGTCACTGTTGTATAACTGACTTAAACGGTGGAGACATTCTAAAAGAAATGGAACAAGCTGTTAAAGAAGGAATTACAAGTTTCAAAGCTTTCATGGTTTATAAAAAAGAAGGAATGATGATAGACGACGGTGCTATGGTTCAACTTATGGAAAGAGCTAAAGAACTTGGTGCTATAATCAACGTTCACGCTGAAAACCCAGATCTAATAGATCTTAGAACAGCTAGATTCCTTAAAGAAGGAAAAACAAGCGCTTGGTATCACTATATGAGCCGTCCAGAATTCGTTGAAGCTGAAGCTGATATAAGAGCCGTACACTGGGCAAAACACTTAGGAACACCTCTTTATATAGTTCATATGGCTGATAAAGAAGGACTAGAAGCTGCAATAAAAGCTAAAGAGGAAGGAGCTAAAGTATTTATCGAAACTTGTCCTCAATATCTAGAATTTACTTGCGACGTTTATAAACGTGAAGATGGACGTAACTTTGTTTGTTCACCTCCAATAAAAGGACAAGAAAGCCAAGATGCTTTATGGAAAGCAATAAAAGCAGGATTAATTGATACAGTTGCAACTGACCACTGCCCATTCCAAAGCTATGAAAAAGATTGGGGAAAAGATGACTATACTAAGATACCAAATGGTTGTGCTGGAATCGAAAACCTATATCCATATATGTTAGCTGCTGCAAATGAAGGAAAAATAAGCTTTGAAAGAGCTGTAGAACTTTGCTCAACTAATGTTGCTAAAATATTCGGATGCGTTAATAAAGGTTCTTTAACTGTTGGTAAAGATGCTGACATCGTTATATACGACAAAGATAAAGACTTTACAATCAGCATAAACAATATGCATACAAACTGTGACCATACAATTTGGGAAGGTGTAAAACTTCATGGTTACCCAGTTAAAACTTTCTTAAGAGGTCAACTAGTTTATGACAATGGTGAATTCGTTGGTAAACCAGGTATGGGTAAATTTGTAAAGAGAGTACCTCAACAATACTAA
- a CDS encoding YebC/PmpR family DNA-binding transcriptional regulator codes for MSGHSKWSNIQHRKGAQDKKRAKLFTKFGRELTIAAKEGGGDPDFNPRLRLAIEKAKAGNMPKDILERAIKKGTGELEGVEYLEMRYEGYGPAGTAFIVDVVTDNKNRSASEVRMTFTRKGGNLGTDGAVAWMFKKEGVITVKSEGIDPDEFMMAALEAGAEDVSSEDGMFEVITDYTEFQTVLDNLTKAGYKYEEAEIEMNADNKIEITDLDTAKKVMALYDALEDLDDVQEVYANFDIDDEILEKLDD; via the coding sequence GTGTCAGGACATAGTAAATGGTCAAATATCCAACATAGAAAAGGAGCTCAAGATAAGAAAAGAGCTAAGTTATTTACAAAATTTGGAAGAGAATTAACAATAGCAGCTAAAGAAGGTGGAGGGGACCCAGACTTCAACCCTAGATTAAGACTTGCAATAGAAAAAGCAAAAGCTGGAAACATGCCTAAAGATATACTTGAAAGAGCAATCAAAAAAGGTACTGGAGAACTTGAAGGTGTAGAATACCTTGAAATGAGATACGAAGGATACGGACCTGCTGGAACTGCATTTATCGTTGACGTTGTAACAGATAATAAAAACAGATCAGCTTCTGAAGTTAGAATGACTTTCACAAGAAAAGGTGGAAATCTTGGAACTGACGGAGCAGTTGCATGGATGTTTAAAAAAGAGGGAGTTATTACAGTAAAATCAGAAGGAATTGATCCAGATGAATTTATGATGGCAGCTTTAGAAGCTGGAGCAGAAGACGTTTCTTCAGAAGATGGAATGTTTGAAGTAATAACTGATTATACAGAGTTCCAAACTGTATTAGATAACTTAACAAAAGCAGGATATAAATATGAAGAAGCAGAAATAGAAATGAACGCTGATAATAAAATTGAAATTACTGATTTAGATACAGCTAAAAAAGTAATGGCATTATATGATGCTCTTGAAGATTTAGATGACGTTCAAGAAGTTTATGCTAACTTTGATATTGATGATGAAATACTTGAAAAGTTGGATGACTAG
- a CDS encoding Zn-dependent hydrolase, translating into MAYKCDNKRMEDKIKTISKYGDAGHGGITRYCFSEADLQARGEFVKRMKAIGAEIKTDDMGNVYATLKGSDPSLPAIATGSHTDSVKNGGNYDGILGVISAMEVLETIAEQKIPHKHNITAMIWTNEEGSLYPPAMMSSGVVMNDYLPAEIAKKFRHEDVLKSVSVLDPTKTFEAALNASGYKGDIKNRLNPKDYCAMFELHIEQGPILEAEKKDIGVVTCVLGMVNYRIKIYGVSDHAGTTPMKYRHDALYGAAKVLQYLHDELDKLDPELVYTTGEIVCHPNVHTVIPDFVEFSLDARHEDPKVIEQVVEVIKSIPKEIVGCTTDSAVAWTRDTVYYDEKLVNYVQESVNELGYSNQRINSGAGHDAQFVAYMLPTTMIFVPSVDGHSHCENEYTPVEKCTQGASVLLNAILKRDAE; encoded by the coding sequence ATGGCATACAAATGTGACAACAAAAGAATGGAAGACAAAATCAAAACTATCAGTAAATATGGAGACGCTGGACATGGTGGAATAACTAGATATTGTTTCTCAGAAGCAGATCTTCAAGCTCGTGGAGAATTTGTAAAAAGAATGAAAGCTATTGGTGCTGAAATTAAAACAGACGACATGGGAAACGTTTACGCTACATTAAAAGGATCAGACCCTTCATTACCAGCTATCGCTACTGGTTCACATACAGACTCAGTTAAAAATGGTGGAAACTACGACGGTATACTAGGAGTAATCTCAGCTATGGAAGTTCTTGAAACTATAGCAGAACAAAAAATACCTCACAAACACAATATTACAGCAATGATTTGGACAAATGAAGAAGGATCTTTATATCCACCTGCAATGATGAGTTCAGGAGTTGTTATGAACGACTACCTACCTGCAGAGATCGCAAAAAAATTCAGACACGAAGATGTTTTAAAATCAGTTTCAGTTCTTGACCCAACTAAAACATTCGAAGCTGCTTTAAATGCTTCTGGATACAAAGGAGATATCAAAAACAGATTAAATCCAAAAGATTATTGTGCAATGTTTGAACTTCACATCGAACAAGGACCTATCCTTGAAGCTGAAAAGAAAGATATCGGAGTAGTTACTTGTGTACTTGGAATGGTTAACTACAGAATCAAAATATACGGAGTATCAGACCACGCTGGAACAACTCCAATGAAATATAGACACGATGCACTTTACGGAGCTGCTAAAGTATTACAATACTTACATGATGAATTAGATAAATTAGATCCAGAATTAGTTTATACAACAGGAGAAATCGTTTGTCATCCAAATGTACATACAGTAATTCCTGATTTCGTTGAATTCTCACTTGACGCTCGTCATGAAGATCCAAAAGTAATCGAACAAGTTGTTGAAGTAATAAAGAGCATACCAAAAGAAATCGTTGGATGTACAACTGATTCAGCTGTTGCATGGACAAGAGATACAGTTTACTATGATGAAAAACTTGTAAACTATGTTCAAGAATCTGTAAACGAACTTGGATACTCTAACCAACGTATCAACTCAGGAGCAGGACATGACGCACAATTCGTTGCTTACATGCTACCTACTACAATGATATTCGTTCCTTCAGTAGATGGACACTCTCACTGTGAAAATGAATATACTCCAGTTGAAAAATGTACTCAAGGAGCATCAGTATTATTAAATGCTATTTTAAAACGTGACGCTGAATAA
- a CDS encoding MBL fold metallo-hydrolase, which yields MKISILGSGSGGNSIYIEDNNTKFLIDAGFSCKKIEERLKKIGKKLEELDALLITHEHGDHIQGAGIISRKYNVPIYITPESFKAGEKKLGKIDADNLRFIDGKFKINDDFLINPFDVMHDAVRTIGYRVENQEGKKIAISTDIGYVSNIVRENFKDVDLMVIESNYDYNMLMNCSYPWDLKARVKGRNGHLSNNDAAKFIKEMYSERLKKVYLAHISKDSNNPDIVTNTIEEELRNNRINLKYELAKQDIVTDIFEL from the coding sequence ATGAAAATTTCAATTTTAGGAAGTGGAAGTGGAGGAAATTCCATATACATTGAGGATAACAATACGAAATTTCTTATAGATGCAGGTTTCAGCTGTAAAAAGATAGAAGAGAGATTAAAAAAAATAGGAAAAAAATTAGAGGAATTAGATGCTCTTTTAATTACTCATGAACATGGGGATCATATACAGGGAGCTGGAATAATTTCGAGAAAATATAATGTTCCTATATATATAACTCCAGAGAGTTTCAAAGCTGGAGAAAAGAAACTGGGAAAAATAGATGCAGATAATTTAAGATTTATAGATGGAAAATTTAAAATAAATGATGACTTTTTAATTAACCCTTTTGATGTTATGCACGATGCTGTAAGAACAATTGGGTATAGAGTTGAAAATCAGGAAGGAAAGAAGATAGCTATATCTACAGACATTGGTTATGTAAGTAATATAGTTAGAGAAAACTTTAAAGATGTGGATCTTATGGTAATAGAGAGCAACTATGACTATAATATGCTGATGAACTGCAGTTATCCCTGGGATCTAAAGGCCAGAGTAAAAGGAAGAAATGGACATCTTTCAAATAATGATGCTGCAAAATTTATAAAAGAGATGTATAGTGAAAGATTAAAAAAAGTATATCTGGCACATATAAGTAAAGATAGTAATAATCCAGATATAGTTACAAATACAATAGAGGAAGAGCTTAGAAATAATAGAATAAATTTAAAATATGAACTTGCAAAACAGGATATAGTGACAGATATATTTGAGTTGTAG
- a CDS encoding CoA transferase, which produces MKQKALEGLKVVDLTSALSGPFCTMFFGDFGAEVIKIEPVDGEQCRTWGPIDEKSGESGFFAYVNRNKKGCTLNLKSEKGLQMFYDLVKDADFLCENYKGGVTKKLKIDYETIRKINPRIIYVSGSGFGQTSPLSNRPCYDAVAQAMGGLVAMTGYKDGAPVKAGPSIADHVSGIYQMVGALIALQYREKTEEGQLVDVAMVDTIFSMLENAIPNYTMAGKIPQRNGNIDPSIAPFDIFQCKDGYVALGVGNDRLWAKLCNIMGREDLIENEKFLTNELREANYLPELKEIITNFAEQYTKMELEEMMAEAGIPCGPVLNVKEAIEHPQIQSREMMVHVNHPIAGDQYFQGVVPKLSKTPGTVDTPSPLLGQHNCEVFGLTEEEAKKLKEEGVI; this is translated from the coding sequence GTGAAACAAAAAGCATTAGAAGGGTTAAAAGTAGTTGACTTAACGTCTGCGTTAAGCGGTCCATTTTGTACAATGTTCTTTGGAGACTTCGGAGCAGAAGTAATTAAGATAGAACCAGTTGATGGTGAACAATGTCGTACTTGGGGACCTATTGATGAAAAATCAGGAGAGAGCGGATTTTTCGCCTATGTAAATAGAAATAAAAAGGGATGTACATTAAATCTAAAATCAGAAAAAGGATTACAAATGTTTTATGATTTAGTTAAAGATGCTGACTTTTTATGTGAAAACTATAAAGGTGGAGTAACTAAAAAACTAAAAATAGATTATGAAACAATCAGAAAAATAAATCCTAGAATAATATATGTTTCTGGATCAGGTTTTGGACAAACTAGTCCTTTAAGCAACCGTCCATGCTATGACGCTGTTGCACAAGCAATGGGAGGTCTTGTTGCTATGACTGGTTACAAAGACGGTGCTCCAGTAAAAGCAGGTCCAAGTATTGCAGACCACGTATCAGGAATCTATCAAATGGTTGGAGCATTAATCGCTCTACAATATAGAGAAAAAACAGAGGAAGGACAACTTGTAGACGTTGCTATGGTTGATACTATATTCTCTATGTTGGAAAATGCTATACCAAATTATACAATGGCTGGAAAAATTCCTCAAAGAAATGGAAACATAGATCCTTCTATCGCTCCTTTCGATATATTCCAATGTAAAGATGGTTACGTTGCACTTGGAGTAGGTAATGATAGATTATGGGCTAAATTATGTAATATCATGGGAAGAGAAGATTTAATAGAAAATGAAAAATTCTTAACTAACGAACTTAGAGAAGCTAACTATCTTCCAGAACTAAAAGAAATAATTACAAATTTCGCTGAGCAATATACAAAGATGGAACTAGAAGAAATGATGGCTGAAGCAGGAATACCATGCGGACCTGTACTAAATGTTAAAGAAGCTATTGAACATCCTCAAATTCAATCAAGAGAGATGATGGTACATGTAAATCACCCAATAGCAGGAGATCAATACTTCCAAGGAGTTGTTCCTAAATTATCAAAAACTCCTGGAACTGTAGATACACCTTCTCCACTTTTAGGACAACACAACTGTGAGGTTTTTGGTTTAACTGAAGAAGAAGCTAAGAAGTTAAAAGAAGAGGGAGTAATTTAA
- a CDS encoding uracil-DNA glycosylase family protein: MEEIDNFWEELKFEIGALGEHYADDNQRKTLIGAGNRSGDILFIGDDCDLYQNEELRVAPGSSGEFLIKLCDIEEITPEDYYITTLSKKGCKLSDMMEEDREVLKEFLDMQIALIKPKIIVALGVEPAEVILGREVKIQDERGKVIEWMGGIKLILTYDVNFVKKSRKESGKKSKVAIDFWNDLKLAKQELVKING; encoded by the coding sequence TTGGAAGAGATAGATAACTTTTGGGAAGAATTAAAATTTGAAATAGGGGCACTTGGAGAGCATTATGCAGATGATAATCAAAGAAAAACCCTTATAGGAGCAGGAAATAGATCAGGGGATATCCTATTTATAGGAGATGACTGTGATCTCTATCAAAATGAAGAGCTAAGAGTAGCACCTGGTTCAAGTGGAGAGTTTCTAATTAAACTTTGTGATATTGAAGAGATAACTCCAGAAGATTACTATATTACCACTCTTTCAAAAAAAGGGTGTAAATTAAGTGATATGATGGAAGAGGATAGAGAGGTTTTAAAAGAGTTTTTAGATATGCAGATTGCTCTTATAAAGCCTAAAATAATTGTTGCATTAGGTGTTGAACCTGCTGAAGTAATTCTTGGCAGAGAGGTTAAAATACAGGATGAGAGAGGAAAAGTAATTGAATGGATGGGAGGAATAAAACTTATTCTTACCTATGATGTGAATTTTGTAAAAAAATCCAGAAAAGAGAGTGGAAAAAAATCTAAAGTTGCCATTGATTTCTGGAATGATTTAAAACTTGCAAAACAGGAACTGGTGAAAATCAATGGATAA
- a CDS encoding 5-formyltetrahydrofolate cyclo-ligase encodes MDKKSIRAEVKSRRKALNKDFIKEYSNSLWDFLYTMNEYKNSEVIMSYMSFNNEVDTEKLNSDIIKDGKTLLLPRVESDGTMSAVPFSGKFKISKFGVSEPVGEAYNGKIDLIIVPGLGFDKFGSRVGYGKGYYDRFFTIHNEPVKIAPAFEFQIFDVVETHENDVKINGLLTKNNYVITINY; translated from the coding sequence ATGGATAAAAAAAGCATAAGGGCTGAGGTTAAATCCCGTCGTAAAGCTTTAAATAAAGATTTTATCAAGGAGTACAGTAACTCTTTATGGGATTTTTTATATACTATGAATGAGTATAAAAATTCAGAAGTTATAATGTCCTATATGAGCTTTAATAATGAAGTTGATACTGAAAAACTAAATAGTGATATTATAAAAGATGGAAAAACACTTCTTTTACCAAGAGTTGAATCTGATGGAACAATGAGTGCCGTGCCATTTAGTGGAAAGTTTAAAATAAGTAAGTTTGGAGTATCAGAGCCAGTAGGAGAGGCTTATAATGGTAAAATAGATCTTATTATAGTTCCAGGGCTTGGCTTTGATAAATTTGGGAGCAGAGTAGGATATGGAAAGGGATATTATGATAGATTTTTTACCATACATAATGAACCAGTTAAAATAGCACCTGCTTTTGAATTTCAGATTTTTGATGTTGTAGAAACTCATGAAAATGATGTAAAAATCAATGGGTTACTTACAAAAAATAATTATGTCATAACTATCAACTATTGA
- the acrC gene encoding acryloyl-CoA reductase, protein MNFQFTKAQVELQKVAREFAKQEVEPIAAEIDKKGIYPKETFKKMAKVGFTGIGIPVEYGGSGGNDTDKVIVVSEIAKKCAATAAILSIHTIFPQAILKFGTEEQKRKYLPMMGEGGSLGAFALTEPNAGTDAGSAKTTAIFDEETNEYVLNGTKCFISGGGQADALVVFALTDPKKGLKGMSGIIVEKGTKGFSIGKIEDKMGIHGSETVELIFDNCRVPKENLLGKEGKGFNIAMSCLDGARIGVAAQAFGIAEGALEESIKYSKERVQFGKPISQLQGIQWYIADMATKVEAARWLTYYAASLKNIGKPFTKEAAMAKLNASTVAREVTNLALQIHGGYGYMQDYPLERMYRDAKITEIYEGTSEVHKIVISRAVLK, encoded by the coding sequence ATGAATTTTCAATTTACTAAAGCGCAGGTTGAATTACAAAAAGTAGCAAGAGAATTTGCTAAACAAGAAGTTGAACCTATTGCTGCTGAAATAGATAAAAAAGGAATTTATCCTAAAGAAACCTTTAAAAAAATGGCTAAAGTTGGATTTACAGGTATTGGAATACCTGTTGAATACGGTGGATCAGGTGGAAATGACACTGATAAAGTCATCGTAGTTTCAGAAATAGCTAAAAAATGTGCAGCAACTGCAGCAATTTTATCTATTCATACAATTTTCCCACAAGCCATTTTAAAATTTGGTACTGAAGAACAAAAAAGAAAATATCTTCCTATGATGGGTGAGGGAGGTTCTTTAGGGGCTTTTGCTTTAACAGAACCAAATGCAGGAACAGATGCAGGTTCTGCAAAAACAACAGCAATTTTCGATGAAGAAACTAATGAATATGTATTAAATGGTACTAAATGCTTTATTTCTGGTGGTGGACAAGCTGATGCTCTAGTAGTATTCGCTTTAACAGATCCTAAAAAAGGTTTAAAAGGAATGTCAGGAATAATTGTTGAAAAAGGAACTAAAGGATTCAGCATTGGAAAAATAGAAGATAAAATGGGAATCCACGGATCAGAAACAGTTGAATTAATATTTGACAACTGCAGAGTTCCAAAAGAAAATCTTTTAGGTAAAGAAGGAAAAGGATTTAACATCGCTATGTCTTGTCTTGATGGAGCAAGAATCGGTGTAGCTGCACAAGCATTTGGAATTGCTGAAGGAGCTTTAGAAGAGAGTATAAAATACTCTAAAGAAAGAGTTCAATTTGGTAAACCTATTAGCCAACTACAAGGTATTCAATGGTATATTGCTGATATGGCAACAAAAGTTGAAGCAGCTAGATGGTTAACTTATTATGCAGCATCTTTAAAAAATATAGGAAAACCTTTTACAAAAGAAGCAGCAATGGCAAAATTAAATGCTTCAACTGTTGCAAGGGAAGTTACAAACCTAGCATTACAAATCCATGGTGGATATGGTTATATGCAAGACTATCCATTAGAAAGAATGTATCGTGATGCTAAAATTACAGAAATTTATGAAGGAACATCAGAAGTTCATAAAATTGTAATTTCAAGAGCTGTATTGAAATAG
- a CDS encoding electron transfer flavoprotein subunit beta/FixA family protein — protein MNILVCIKQVPDTNEVKINQETGTLIREGVPSIINPDDKNGLEEALRLRDEFGGKVTVVTMGPPQAKDALREAVAMGADDVYIVSDRAFGGSDTWATATILAAAIEKIGNFDIIMCGRQAIDGDTAQVGPEIAEFLGIPQVTYVKNVEVKEDKLIVTRFTEKGDYVIETKTPVLLTAIKELNVPRYPTVKGIYKAYEDLKDEDIKVLTLNDLDVDTTQIGLKGSPTNVYKSFVPVKNKESKIVEHKGDKEIVKILMSDLHGLNLI, from the coding sequence ATGAATATATTAGTATGTATTAAACAAGTACCTGACACAAATGAAGTTAAAATAAATCAAGAAACAGGAACTTTAATAAGAGAAGGAGTTCCTAGTATAATCAATCCAGATGATAAAAATGGACTAGAAGAAGCTTTAAGATTAAGAGATGAATTTGGTGGAAAAGTTACAGTTGTAACTATGGGACCACCTCAAGCTAAAGATGCACTAAGAGAAGCTGTAGCAATGGGAGCAGACGACGTATATATCGTATCTGATAGAGCTTTTGGAGGATCTGATACATGGGCAACTGCTACAATATTAGCTGCTGCAATAGAAAAAATAGGAAACTTTGATATTATCATGTGTGGAAGACAGGCAATCGATGGAGATACAGCTCAAGTTGGACCAGAAATTGCTGAATTCTTAGGAATTCCACAAGTAACATATGTAAAAAATGTAGAAGTTAAAGAAGATAAATTAATAGTTACAAGATTTACAGAAAAAGGAGATTATGTAATTGAAACTAAAACTCCTGTACTTTTAACAGCTATAAAAGAATTAAACGTACCAAGATATCCAACAGTTAAAGGTATTTATAAAGCTTATGAAGACCTTAAAGATGAAGATATAAAAGTTTTAACTTTAAACGATTTAGATGTTGATACAACACAAATAGGTTTAAAAGGTTCTCCTACAAATGTTTATAAATCTTTTGTGCCAGTAAAAAATAAAGAAAGTAAAATAGTGGAACATAAAGGAGATAAAGAAATTGTCAAAATATTAATGTCAGACTTACATGGTTTGAATTTAATATAG
- a CDS encoding electron transfer flavoprotein subunit alpha/FixB family protein, with translation MSRAKVNQNIDLNSYNDVWVIGEQTNGVTHPVTIELIGEGRKLADTLKKKLMVVLTGYDIEKNAEELLHYGVDKVYYIKDELLKNFSTEGIVISIADLINEKKPEIVLVGATSIGRDIAPRLAARVGTGLTADCTKLEIDLTDNKILQTRPAFGGNLMATIICPKNRPQMSTVRPGVMEKAPFTEEIKGEVEVVKPNIKSEMIRTKFLELIKPEHKAVDFSKAKIIVSGGRGLKTADGFKLIKEFADKLGGEVGASRAAVDSGWIAQSHQVGQTGTTVRPILYIACGISGAIQHLAGMGDSKYIIAINKDPEAPIFKVCDYGIVGDLYEVIPQMIEWIEEK, from the coding sequence ATGTCTAGAGCGAAAGTAAATCAAAATATAGATCTAAATAGTTACAACGATGTTTGGGTAATTGGTGAACAAACTAATGGAGTTACTCATCCTGTAACTATTGAATTAATTGGAGAAGGAAGAAAACTAGCTGACACATTAAAGAAAAAATTAATGGTTGTTTTAACTGGTTATGATATTGAAAAAAATGCAGAAGAACTTTTACACTACGGTGTTGATAAAGTTTATTACATCAAAGATGAGCTTTTAAAAAACTTCTCAACTGAAGGTATTGTAATCTCAATTGCAGACCTTATAAATGAAAAAAAACCAGAAATTGTTTTAGTTGGTGCAACATCAATTGGTAGAGATATTGCTCCAAGACTTGCTGCTAGAGTTGGAACTGGACTTACAGCAGACTGTACAAAACTTGAAATAGATTTAACTGACAATAAAATTTTACAAACAAGACCTGCTTTTGGTGGAAACTTAATGGCAACAATAATTTGCCCTAAGAATAGACCTCAAATGTCAACAGTAAGACCAGGAGTTATGGAAAAAGCTCCATTTACTGAAGAGATCAAAGGTGAAGTTGAAGTTGTAAAACCAAATATAAAATCTGAAATGATAAGAACAAAATTCTTAGAACTTATTAAACCAGAACACAAAGCTGTAGATTTTTCTAAAGCTAAAATAATTGTTTCTGGTGGAAGAGGTTTAAAAACTGCTGACGGATTCAAATTAATAAAAGAATTCGCAGATAAACTAGGGGGAGAAGTTGGAGCTTCAAGAGCCGCTGTTGATAGTGGTTGGATCGCACAATCTCACCAAGTTGGACAAACCGGAACTACAGTAAGACCTATCCTTTACATTGCTTGTGGAATATCAGGTGCAATCCAACACTTGGCTGGAATGGGAGATTCAAAATATATAATTGCCATAAATAAAGATCCAGAAGCTCCAATTTTTAAAGTTTGTGACTATGGAATAGTTGGAGACTTATATGAAGTTATCCCTCAAATGATTGAATGGATTGAAGAAAAATAA